In the genome of Streptomyces sp. NBC_00259, the window TCGTCGACGGCAGCGGCCCGCAGAAGAACGATCAGATCGCCCTGGACCGGGACAGCGCCGAGCAGGGCAGGTACAAGGTCGGCGACCGGGTCAGGGTCGCCACCAACGGACCGGTGAAGGAGTACACCCTCAGCGGTGTCTTCAGCACCAAGGACGGCGCCGTGAACGCCGGCGGCAGCCTCGTCCTCTTCGACACCGCGGCCGCCCAGAAGCTCTACCTCGCCCCGGGCTACTTCGAGGGCCTCACCGTCACCGCCAAGCCCGGCGCGGACGCCGCGAAGATCCTCGACGCGATCAAGCCGCTGCTCCCGGAGCACGCCGAGGCACAGACCGGCCAGGCGCTCGCCGACGAGCAGGCCCGGCAGATCGAGGAGGGCCTCGGCGCCCTCAAGCAGGTCCTGCTGGGCTTCGCCGGCATCGCGCTCTTCGTCGGCATCTTCCTGATCTCCAACACCTTCACGATGCTGGTCGCCCAGCGCACGAGGGAACTCGCGCTGATGCGCGCCGTCGGCGCCTCCCGCAGGCAGATCACCCGCTCGGTGCTCATCGAGGCCGCGGTCGTCGGCGCGGTCGCCTCCGCGGTCGGCTTCGTCCTCGGCATCGGACTCACCATCGGACTGCGCTCGGGGATGGCCGCGTTCGGGATGAAGGTGCCCGACGGCCCGCTGGTGATCTCGGCGACGCCGGTCGTGGCCGCGTTCGCCGTCGGTGTCCTCGTCACCATGTTCGCCGCCTGGCTGCCCGGCCGCCGGGCCGCCAAGATCCCGCCGGTCGCGGCGATGAGCAGCGTCCACGCGGTGGCCACCACCAAGTCGCTGGTGCTGCGCAACTCCATCGGCGGCGTCCTCACCGGCCTCGGCGCGGCCGGCATCGTGTGGGGCGCCGGCACCGCCGGTGACACGGGGCGGATGCTGATCGGCGCGGGCGCGTTCCTCGCGCTGATCGGTGTGATCGTCCTGATCCCGCAGCTCTCCCGGCCCGTCATCGCGCTCGTACGTCCGCTGCTCGTCGGTGTCTTCGCGGTGGCCGGCAAGCTCGCCGGGCAGAACGCGGTCCGCAATCCTCGCCGTACCGGCGCCACGGCCTCGGCGCTGGCGATCGGGCTGACGCTGGTGACCGGTCTGTCGGTGCTCGGTGTCACGGTCGGCACGGCCATCGACAAGATGACCACGGACAACATCAAGGCCGACTACATGGTCACGATGGCGAACGGCGGGGACCTCGACCAGTCCGCGCTGGCCGCGCTGGAGAAGGCACCGGGCGTCTCCGCGGTGTCGCCCCAGCAGTCCGTCTACTTCCAGGTCAAGGGCGACTTCGCGTCCGCCTCGGCGGTGACGCCGGGCGCGATCGAGAAGGTCCTGACCGTCGACGTCGTGTCCGGCAGCCTGGACACCCTCGCCGAAGGGCGGATCGCGGTCGCCGAGAACTCGGCGAAGAAGAAGGGCTGGAAGGTCGGCGACAGCCTCCCCGTCACCTTCAGCGACAAGAAGAAGGGCACCCTGACGGTCGGCGCCGTCTACAAGGACAGCGAGTTCCTCTCGCCCGTGATCGTGAGCACGAAGGTCGCGAACGCCCACGAGACGAAGCCGTACATCCCGCAGATCTTCGTGAAGGCGGACGGCGGTCAGACCTCGGCGAACGAGCAGGCGCTGATCGACGCCCTGGGCGACAACCCCGCCATCAAGGTGATGGACCGCCAGGACATCCGTGACGAGTTCGGCGGCGTGATCAACACCATGCTGAACATCATGTACGGCCTGCTCGCGATGGCCCTGATCATCGCGGTGCTGGGTGTGGTCAACACCCTCGCGATGTCCGTCTTCGAACGGCAGCAGGAGATCGGCATGCTGCGCGCGATCGGTCTCGACCGGCGCCGGGTGAAGCGGATGGTGCGGCTGGAGGCCGTCGTCATCTCCCTCTTCGGCGCGGTGGTCGGCATCGGCCTCGGCTCCTTCCTCGGCTGGGCGATCGGCGAGACCTTCCGGGACAAGATCCCCGGGTACGCGCTGGTCCTGCCCTGGGACCGGATCGGGATCTTCCTGGCGCTCGCCGGACTGGTCGGCGTGCTCGCCTCGCTGTGGCCGGCCCGCAGCGCCGCGAGGCTCAACATGCTGAACGCCATCAAGACCGAGTAGCCGCGCCGCGGACACACGCAGAGGCCGGGTTCCCCAGGACGGGGAGCCCGGCCTCGTGCGTACGGATCAACCCCGTTCGGGCTCGATCCATGTGCGCGCCCTCAGCGACAACCCCGAGGCGCCGCCTTCGGGGGTCTTCACGGCGAGGATCTGGTTGACCCCGATCCTGTTGCGCTCGAAGGCGAGCGCGCACGCGGCCATGTAGAGCCGCCAGATCCGTGCCCGGCCCGGTGAGGTGCGGCGTACCGCCCGCTTCCAGTCCGCCTCCAGGTTCGCCACCCAGACCCGCAGGGTGCGGGCGTAGTGCTCGCGGATCGACTCGACGTCCCGGGCCTCGAAGCCGGCCTCCTCCAGGATCGACAGGGTCGCCCCGAGCGGCGCCAGCTCCCCGTCGGGGAAGACGTAGGCGTCGATGAAGTCGTCCACCCGGTAGGCCGTCTCGTCCTGCTCCGGGCGGCGTGCGATCTGGTGGTTGAGCAGCCTGCCGCCGGGCTTCAGCAGTCTGTACAGCACATCGGCGTACTCCCGGTAGCGCACGGCACCGACGTGCTCGGCCATGCCGATGGACGAGATCGCGTCGTACGGGCCGTCCTTGACGTCCCGGTAGTCCTGGACGCGGATCTCGATCCGGTCCGTCAGACCCTCCTCGGCGATCCGCTTACGGGCGAACGCGGCCTGCTCGCGCGAGAGCGTGACCCCGGTGACCTGGGCGCCGTACTCCCTGGCCGCGTGGATCGCCATCGAGCCCCAGCCGCAGCCCACGTCCAGCAGCCGGTCGCCGGCCCTCAGGGCGAGCTTGCGGCAGACCAGATCGAGCTTGTCGCGCTGGGCGTCCTCCAGGGTCCCGTCGTCCTCCCAGTAGGCGCACGAGTAGACCATGGACGGGCCGAGCACCTGCTGGTAGAAGTCGTTTCCGACGTCGTAGTGATGGCTGATCGCCTGCCGGTCGCGCACCTTGGTGTGCAGCGGGCCGTGACGTCTGCGGACCTCCTCGGCGGGCGGCGGCGGCGCCAGCCAGGCACGGGAGCCGGCGAGCCGGAGCAGGTCCCGGGCGGCCGCGCGCAGCCGCGGGTCCCGGACCCAGTGGCCGCCGGACCCGGAGCCGTCGCGGGGGCGCTCCCAGAGGAGCCCCGCGAGCCGGCCGAGGGCCTCGTACAGATCCCCCTCGACGTCGATCTCCCCGGCCACCCAGGCACGGGCCAGCCCGAGTTCGCCCGGTTTCCAGAGCAGCCTGCGCAGGGCACGGCGGTGCCGGACGACGAGGACGGGCCCGTCGGGAGGACCCGACTCGCTTCCGTCCCAGGCCCGGAGACGGACCGGAGGCGGAGCCCCCAGCAGTTCCTCGGCAAGAGTGGTGAGCCGCGTAGCGGCATCGGCCATGGCGCACACCTCCGTGATCACGGTTTGACGGAAATGCCCAACACCACGTAAACATCCTCGGCGTCCGGAAGCAGTCCCCTGAACACGCAAATGGACGGCAAAACAGATACTTTCGCCGTCGTCCGGCGGCAGCGGGTACGTCGAAGGGGCCGTCCGCACCACGGATGGCGGACGGCCCCTTCGGGGGTACTGCGGGTACTGCGGGTACTACGGCGAGGTCAGGACGCCTTGGCCTTCTCCGGGGCGGGCGCGGCCGCCGCCGGGGCCGGCTTGGCGGCCTCGTAGAACTCCTCGCGCGGCGACTCGATCGCGCCGAGCGAGACGACCTCGCGCTTGAGGAACATCGCGAGCGTCCAGTCGGCGAAGACCCGGATCTTGCGGTTCCAGGTCGGCATGGCCATGCCGTGGTAGCTACGGTGCATGTACCAGGCGAGCCGGCCCTTGAGCTTGATCTTGACCTTGCCCATGACGATCATCGCGACGCCCTTGTGCAGGCCGAGACCGGCGACCGCACCCTTGTTCGCGTGCTCGTAGTTCTTCTGCGGGAAGCCGCGCATCCCGGAGATGACGTTGTCGCCGAGGAGCTTGGCCTGGCGCAGCGCGTGCTGGGCGTTCGGCGGGCACCAGGCGTTCTCGACGCCGGCCTTGCGCGCGGCGAGGTCCGGCACCTGGGCGTTGTCGCCGGCGGCCCAGATGTAGTCCGTGCCCTGGACCTGGAGGGTCGGCTGGGTGTCCACGTGGCCGCGCGGGCCGAGCGGCAGACCGTAGCGGGCGAGCGCCGGGTTCGGCTTCACGCCGGCGGTCCACACGATGGTGTTGGAGTCGACCTCCAGGCCGTTCTTCAGCACCACGTGGCCGTCGACGCAGGAGTCCATCGAGGTGTTGAGGTAGATCTCGATACCCCGGGCCTCGAGGTGCTCCTTGCCGTACTTGCCGAGCTTCGGGCCGACCTCGGGAAGGATCTTGTCGGCGGCGTCGACGAGGACGAAGCGCATGTCCTCGCGCTTGACGCTCTTGTAGTACTTGACCGCGTCACGGGCCAGGTCCTCGACCTCGCCTATGGTCTCCGCGCCGGCGAAGCCGCCGCCCACGAAGACGAAGGTCAGCGCCTTGCGGCGGACCTCCTCGTCGGTCGTCGAGTCAGCCTTGTCCAGCTGCTCGAGAACGTGGTTGCGCAGGCCGATGGCCTCCTCGATGCCCTTCATGCCGATGCCCTGTTCGGCGAGGCCGGGGATCGGGAAGGTGCGGGAGACCGCGCCGAGCGCGATGACCAGGTAGTCGAAGGGCAGCTCGTAGGCCTCGCCGACGAGCGGCGCGACCGTGGCGACCTTGCGGTCCTGATCGATGGTGGTGACCCGGCCGGTGAGTACCTCGGCCTTGGGCAGCACGCGTCGCAGCGGGACGACGACGTGCCGCGGCGAGATGCTGCCGGCGGCGGCTTCGGGGAGGAAGGGCTGGTACGTCATGTACGACCGCGGGTCGACGACCGTGACGGTCGCCTCCCCGTACCGCATCTTCTTCAGAATGCGACGAGCTGCGTACAGGCCTACGTACCCACCGCCTACTACGAGGATCCTGGGACGCTCCGTGGTGCTCATGCCATCGAGTATCCACCCCCCTCAGGGGGGTCGCTCGTGAGCCCCTTCACAAGCACCTACGGACCCTCTGCTACACTCCGCGGCCCACGTGACCCAGGTCATGGCACACACAGGGAACCACCGTGTGACGGGAGACGTTGTCAAGGCCTCCTGAGCTGGCCCCACGCTGCATCGGAAAGATGAACCACCGACCCGATTCACATGGCCGTAACGCGACGGGAACCTGCCGGAGTGCGGATGCACAGGCCGAGTTGGGCAGGAAAACAGGCCCGGAGGGCCGTCTGAGAGCAGTTTCGACGGCCGACCGGGCCCAAATCCTTGTGAAGAACTTCACGAAGTTTCTCGCGGCGCACCCTCAGCGGGGTGCTCCAGGGACGATTCGGGGGCGCTCCAGGGGTGCTTCAGGGGTGCTTCAGACCAGGGAGAGGGCGATCCCGTCGAGGATGTCGTGCTCCGAGACGACGACCTCCTCGACCCCGGCGCGCTCCATGATCGCCAGCAGCACCAGGGCACCGGCGGTGATCACGTCCACCCGTCCCGGATGCATCACCGGGATCGCCGCGCGCTCGTCGTGCGTCGAGGCGAGCAGCCGCCGGGTGATCCCGGCGACCTGGTCGCGGGAGATCCGGGAGTGGTGGATGGCCTCGGAGTCGTACGCGTCGAGACCGAGCGCGATCCCGGCGACGGTGGTCACCGAGCCGGCCAGGCCGACCAGAGTGCTCGCCTCGCGGATCGGCACCGTCTCCTCGGCGAGGTCCAGCGCGGCCTCGACGTCCGCGCGGATCGCCGCGATCTCGTCCGACGACGGCGGATCCTGGCGGACGTGCCGCTCGGTCAGCCGTACGCAGCCGATGTCGACCGACCGGGCCGCCTCGACCTGCCCACGGCCGATGACGAACTCGGTCGAGCCGCCGCCGATGTCCACGACCAGCCGCTCCTCGTGGCCGGGCAGTTCCTTGGTGGCGCCGTTGAAGGAGAACTCGGCCTCCTGGTCCCCGCTGATCACCTCGGGCTCGACGCCGAGGATGCCGACCACGCCGTTCACGAAGTCGTCGCGGTTCTCGGCGTCCCGGGAGGCGGAGGTGGCCACGAAGCGGATCCTCTCCACACCGTGGGACTTCATGATCTCCGCGTACTCCCGGCAGGCGGCGAAGGTGCGCTCCAGCGCCTCGGGGGCGAGGCGGCCGGTGCGGTCGACGCCCTGACCGAGCCGGACGATGGTCATCCGCCGGTCCAGCTCCGTCAGTTCACCGGTGGACGGGTCGATGTCGGCGATCAGCAGACGGATCGAGTTCGTACCGCAGTCGACGGCGGCGACCCGGGTCACTGCTCGTCCCCCCGGACGTCGCCGGAGCCGCCGTCGGCACCGGACTCCCGCGTCCCGTCCGTCACCGGGCTCACACAGGGGCCCTTCGCCCACCACTCCGGCAGCATCGCGATCGCCTCGTCGCCCAGCGGGTTCACCCCGGGGCCGGCCGCCAGCGAGTGGCCGACCAGGACGTGCAGGCACTTCACCCGGTCCGGCATCCCGCCGGCGCTCGGGAAGCCCTTCAGCTCCTCGATCGCGTCACGGCGCGCGATGTAGTCCTCGTGCGCCGCCCGGTACGCCGCCGCCAGCTCGGGGTCGGCCGCCAGGCGCTCGGTCATCTCCTTCATGACGCCGTTCGCCTCCAGCGTGCCGATGGCCGAGGCCGCACGCGGGCACGTCAGGTAGTACAGCGTCGGGAACGGCGTACCGTCCTCCAGCCGCGGCGCCGTCTCCACCACGTCCGGATTGCCGCACGGGCAGCGGTGGGCGATCGCGCGCAGACCGCGCGGCGGGCGGCCGAGCTGCTCCTGGAACGCGGCGATGTCCGCCGCGGTGGGCGGGGTGTGCTCGGTGGTCGGCGGGGGCGTTTGCATGGATGTGTCTGTCTCTTCGTTCGGTCTGTGGCTTGGCCGGGGCTGGGCTAGCGGGGCGCGTCGGCCCGGTCGACACCGTCCCAGACGTTCGAGTACCAGGGCCTGCTGACCCCGTCCTCGTCGGTCCGGGGCTTCTGGCCGGCCCGCGGATCGACCACGATGTAGCCGGTCTCGCCCGGCCTGACCATGTGCAGGTGCTCGCGGGCCAGCCGCATGACGTACGCGTCGTCCCTCAGACGGGCCCTCTCGTCGCGCAGCCGTTCCACGCGCTCCCGGGCCGCGGCCGCGAGCCGCTCCTGCTCGGCGATCTCGTTCTGCTGCGACACGTACTGCCGCATCGGATACGCGAGCGCGACGATCATCGAGCAGACGACGAGCGCGAGGAAGGCCGCCCGGCCGGTGAGCCGCGAGCGCCGGGCCTGGCGACGGGTCTGCGAGCGGTAGACGCGGGCGGCGGTCTGCTCGCCGAGCAGCCGCAGCCTGGTCGCGGTGGAGAACCGGTCCCGGGCCATGTGTGCGCCTCCCCATTACGTGCGTACGTCCCCGCACACGGTACGGGACCGCGTGCGGGGACGTACGTATCTACCGGTGTGCGGGCTCAGCCCTTGAAGCGCGGGAACGCGCTGCGGCCGGCGTACTCCGCCGCGTCGTCGAGGATCTCCTCGATGCGCAGCAGCTGGTTGTACTTGGCGACGCGCTCGGAGCGGGCCGGGGCGCCGGTCTTGATCTGGCCGCAGTTGGTGGCGACGGCCAGGTCGGCGATGGTGACGTCCTCGGTCTCGCCGGAGCGGTGGGACATCATGCACTTGAAGCCGCTGCGCTGGGCCAGCTCGACGGCGTCCAGGGTCTCGGTCAGCGAACCGATCTGGTTGACCTTGACCAGGAGCGCGTTGGCGGCGCCGTCCTCGATGCCGCGGGCGAGGCGCTCCGGGTTGGTGACGAACAGGTCGTCGCCGACCAGCTGCACCTTGGAGCCGAGCTTGTCGGTGATGACCTTCCAGCCGGCCCAGTCGTCCTCGAACAGCGGGTCCTCGATGGAGACCAGCGGGTAGGCGGCGACGAGCTCCTCGTAGTACTCGGTCATCTCGGCGGCCGAGCGGGACTTGCCCTCGAACTCGTAGGAGCCGTCCTTGTAGAACTCGGAGGCGGCGACGTCGAGCGCGAGCGCGATGTCCTTGCCGGGCGCGTAGCCGGCCTGCTTGATGGCCTCGAGGATGAGGTCGAGGGCCTCACGGTTGGAGCCGAGGTTCGGGGCGAAGCCGCCCTCGTCGCCGAGGCCGGTCGACAGGCCCTTCTCCTTCAGCACCTTCTTGAGGGTGTGGTAGACCTCGGTGCCCCAGCGCAGGGCCTCGGAGAAGGACTCCGCGCCGACGGGCGCGATCATGAACTCCTGGATGTCCACGTTGGAGTCGGCGTGCGAGCCGCCGTTCAGGATGTTCATCATCGGAACGGGCAGCAGGTGCGCGTTCGGGCCGCCGAGGTAGCGGAACAGCGGGAGGTCGGAGGCCTCGGACGCGGCGTGCGCGACGGCGAGGGAGACACCGAGGATGGCGTTGGCGCCGAGGGAGGACTTGTCCGGGGTGGCGTCCAGGTCGAACATCGCCTGGTCGATCAGGCGCTGCTCGGTGGCGTCGTACCCGACGAGCTCCGGGCCGATCTGCTCGATGACGGCGAGGACGGCCTTCTCGACACCCTTGCCCATGTAGCGGTTCTGGTCACCGTCGCGGAGCTCGAGGGCCTCGAACGCACCGGTGGACGCACCGGACGGAACGGCAGCACGGCCGGTGCTGCCGTCGTCGAGGCCGACCTCGACCTCGACCGTGGGGTTGCCTCGGGAGTCCAGGATTTCCCGGGCTACGACGACGTCGATGGACGGCACGAGCATCTCCTTCTGGGATGTGACGCTGAATGTGACGCAAGCGGAGCAGGGTCAGTGCAGGGTCTCTTTGGCCTTGCGACAAGAGCCTAACCGCCCTACGGGCATCGGCCTGCCGCTGCCCGCCCCGTGGGACGAAAAAGGGGAACAAAGAGACAGAAACCCCGGCCCGGCGCGTACGGGGGATGGCGCGCCGGGCCGGGGAGCCGGGGGACGGGGGTGCGGACCCGTCAGCTCAGGTGGAGCTTCTGGCCGGGGTGAATGACGTTCGCGTCCTCGACGATGTCCTTGTTCAGCGCGAACAGCTTCTGCCAGCCGCCCTTGACCTTCTCGGCCTCGGCGATCTTGCTGAGGGTGTCGCCGGCCTTGACCGTGTACTCGCCGTCGCCCTTCTTGACCGGGGCGGCGGGGCGCTCGGAGCGGGTGGTCGGGACCTCGGCGCGCTTCGGGGCGGGGGCCTTGGCCTTGGGCTCGGCCTTCGGGGCGGCCTTGGGGGCAGCCGGGGCGGCACCGTTGTACGCGGCGTCGGACAGGCCCGTGCCGCAGTGCGGCCAGGCACCCTTGCCCTGGCCGTCGAGGACCTTCTCGGCTATCTCGATCTGCTGGGCCTTCGAGGCCTGGGCGGCGGTCTGGGCGTAGGCGGTGCCGCCGTACGCGGCCCAGGTGGAGGCCGAGAACTGCAGGCCGCCGTAGTAGCCGTTGCCGGTGTTGATCGACCAGTTGCCGCCGGACTCGCACTGGGCGACGGCGTCCCACTCGGAGGCGGTGGCGGCGGACGCGGTACCGGAAGCCATCAGCGGGGCGGCGATGGCCGCACCGGTGACACCGGCGAGCGTGGCGATACGAGTGGCCTTGGACGGGCGACG includes:
- a CDS encoding ABC transporter permease; translation: MFRTALRNVLAHKARLLMTVLAVMLGVAFVSGTLVFADTLSNAFRNQSAKSYDNVAVAVTSYADENDAEQEPGLSTKTLDKVGALDGVAAVYGRVNGFAGVADPDGKLIGVGWSNKGSNFAPGKDGRDPAYTFVDGSGPQKNDQIALDRDSAEQGRYKVGDRVRVATNGPVKEYTLSGVFSTKDGAVNAGGSLVLFDTAAAQKLYLAPGYFEGLTVTAKPGADAAKILDAIKPLLPEHAEAQTGQALADEQARQIEEGLGALKQVLLGFAGIALFVGIFLISNTFTMLVAQRTRELALMRAVGASRRQITRSVLIEAAVVGAVASAVGFVLGIGLTIGLRSGMAAFGMKVPDGPLVISATPVVAAFAVGVLVTMFAAWLPGRRAAKIPPVAAMSSVHAVATTKSLVLRNSIGGVLTGLGAAGIVWGAGTAGDTGRMLIGAGAFLALIGVIVLIPQLSRPVIALVRPLLVGVFAVAGKLAGQNAVRNPRRTGATASALAIGLTLVTGLSVLGVTVGTAIDKMTTDNIKADYMVTMANGGDLDQSALAALEKAPGVSAVSPQQSVYFQVKGDFASASAVTPGAIEKVLTVDVVSGSLDTLAEGRIAVAENSAKKKGWKVGDSLPVTFSDKKKGTLTVGAVYKDSEFLSPVIVSTKVANAHETKPYIPQIFVKADGGQTSANEQALIDALGDNPAIKVMDRQDIRDEFGGVINTMLNIMYGLLAMALIIAVLGVVNTLAMSVFERQQEIGMLRAIGLDRRRVKRMVRLEAVVISLFGAVVGIGLGSFLGWAIGETFRDKIPGYALVLPWDRIGIFLALAGLVGVLASLWPARSAARLNMLNAIKTE
- a CDS encoding SAM-dependent methyltransferase translates to MADAATRLTTLAEELLGAPPPVRLRAWDGSESGPPDGPVLVVRHRRALRRLLWKPGELGLARAWVAGEIDVEGDLYEALGRLAGLLWERPRDGSGSGGHWVRDPRLRAAARDLLRLAGSRAWLAPPPPAEEVRRRHGPLHTKVRDRQAISHHYDVGNDFYQQVLGPSMVYSCAYWEDDGTLEDAQRDKLDLVCRKLALRAGDRLLDVGCGWGSMAIHAAREYGAQVTGVTLSREQAAFARKRIAEEGLTDRIEIRVQDYRDVKDGPYDAISSIGMAEHVGAVRYREYADVLYRLLKPGGRLLNHQIARRPEQDETAYRVDDFIDAYVFPDGELAPLGATLSILEEAGFEARDVESIREHYARTLRVWVANLEADWKRAVRRTSPGRARIWRLYMAACALAFERNRIGVNQILAVKTPEGGASGLSLRARTWIEPERG
- a CDS encoding NAD(P)/FAD-dependent oxidoreductase — protein: MSTTERPRILVVGGGYVGLYAARRILKKMRYGEATVTVVDPRSYMTYQPFLPEAAAGSISPRHVVVPLRRVLPKAEVLTGRVTTIDQDRKVATVAPLVGEAYELPFDYLVIALGAVSRTFPIPGLAEQGIGMKGIEEAIGLRNHVLEQLDKADSTTDEEVRRKALTFVFVGGGFAGAETIGEVEDLARDAVKYYKSVKREDMRFVLVDAADKILPEVGPKLGKYGKEHLEARGIEIYLNTSMDSCVDGHVVLKNGLEVDSNTIVWTAGVKPNPALARYGLPLGPRGHVDTQPTLQVQGTDYIWAAGDNAQVPDLAARKAGVENAWCPPNAQHALRQAKLLGDNVISGMRGFPQKNYEHANKGAVAGLGLHKGVAMIVMGKVKIKLKGRLAWYMHRSYHGMAMPTWNRKIRVFADWTLAMFLKREVVSLGAIESPREEFYEAAKPAPAAAAPAPEKAKAS
- a CDS encoding Ppx/GppA phosphatase family protein, with amino-acid sequence MTRVAAVDCGTNSIRLLIADIDPSTGELTELDRRMTIVRLGQGVDRTGRLAPEALERTFAACREYAEIMKSHGVERIRFVATSASRDAENRDDFVNGVVGILGVEPEVISGDQEAEFSFNGATKELPGHEERLVVDIGGGSTEFVIGRGQVEAARSVDIGCVRLTERHVRQDPPSSDEIAAIRADVEAALDLAEETVPIREASTLVGLAGSVTTVAGIALGLDAYDSEAIHHSRISRDQVAGITRRLLASTHDERAAIPVMHPGRVDVITAGALVLLAIMERAGVEEVVVSEHDILDGIALSLV
- a CDS encoding DUF501 domain-containing protein, producing the protein MQTPPPTTEHTPPTAADIAAFQEQLGRPPRGLRAIAHRCPCGNPDVVETAPRLEDGTPFPTLYYLTCPRAASAIGTLEANGVMKEMTERLAADPELAAAYRAAHEDYIARRDAIEELKGFPSAGGMPDRVKCLHVLVGHSLAAGPGVNPLGDEAIAMLPEWWAKGPCVSPVTDGTRESGADGGSGDVRGDEQ
- a CDS encoding FtsB family cell division protein, with the translated sequence MARDRFSTATRLRLLGEQTAARVYRSQTRRQARRSRLTGRAAFLALVVCSMIVALAYPMRQYVSQQNEIAEQERLAAAARERVERLRDERARLRDDAYVMRLAREHLHMVRPGETGYIVVDPRAGQKPRTDEDGVSRPWYSNVWDGVDRADAPR
- the eno gene encoding phosphopyruvate hydratase, encoding MPSIDVVVAREILDSRGNPTVEVEVGLDDGSTGRAAVPSGASTGAFEALELRDGDQNRYMGKGVEKAVLAVIEQIGPELVGYDATEQRLIDQAMFDLDATPDKSSLGANAILGVSLAVAHAASEASDLPLFRYLGGPNAHLLPVPMMNILNGGSHADSNVDIQEFMIAPVGAESFSEALRWGTEVYHTLKKVLKEKGLSTGLGDEGGFAPNLGSNREALDLILEAIKQAGYAPGKDIALALDVAASEFYKDGSYEFEGKSRSAAEMTEYYEELVAAYPLVSIEDPLFEDDWAGWKVITDKLGSKVQLVGDDLFVTNPERLARGIEDGAANALLVKVNQIGSLTETLDAVELAQRSGFKCMMSHRSGETEDVTIADLAVATNCGQIKTGAPARSERVAKYNQLLRIEEILDDAAEYAGRSAFPRFKG
- a CDS encoding LysM peptidoglycan-binding domain-containing protein; protein product: MLLSGKGKHRRPSKATRIATLAGVTGAAIAAPLMASGTASAATASEWDAVAQCESGGNWSINTGNGYYGGLQFSASTWAAYGGTAYAQTAAQASKAQQIEIAEKVLDGQGKGAWPHCGTGLSDAAYNGAAPAAPKAAPKAEPKAKAPAPKRAEVPTTRSERPAAPVKKGDGEYTVKAGDTLSKIAEAEKVKGGWQKLFALNKDIVEDANVIHPGQKLHLS